One segment of Chitinivibrio alkaliphilus ACht1 DNA contains the following:
- the ndk gene encoding nucleoside-diphosphate kinase produces MAYEETLALIKPDAVKAGHTGKIIEAVIAAPFTICAIKKTMLNRAMAERFYAVHREKPFFDDLVQFMSSGPIYAMVLGGESALLRWRELMGATNFEEAAEGTLRKRFATSLGRNAVHGSDSLENACTEIAIFFSRQEVLPCDIPS; encoded by the coding sequence ATGGCATATGAAGAGACTCTTGCCCTCATAAAACCGGATGCAGTGAAAGCAGGCCATACGGGAAAAATTATTGAAGCGGTTATTGCAGCGCCATTTACGATTTGCGCCATAAAGAAAACTATGCTGAATCGTGCCATGGCTGAACGATTTTACGCGGTGCACCGGGAAAAACCTTTTTTTGATGATCTCGTCCAATTTATGTCCTCAGGGCCAATCTATGCAATGGTTCTTGGTGGAGAATCTGCTCTCCTGCGGTGGAGGGAGTTGATGGGGGCTACAAATTTTGAAGAAGCGGCGGAAGGAACCTTGCGCAAACGTTTTGCCACGTCTTTGGGAAGAAACGCTGTACATGGCTCTGACTCTCTTGAAAATGCATGCACCGAAATAGCTATATTTTTCTCTCGCCAGGAGGTACTCCCATGCGATATTCCCTCATAG
- a CDS encoding PEGA domain-containing protein, translated as MLQKYRIVVQCILCCLSLSFGGVIAVTSAPEGAEISVNDIRTGSFTPDTVQVDTGDLYVTVLMQGSYFQSQKVHLSEGDTANLSFSQIPVFDTIIVQGREYFGILSLPEPPTDIPYLINGTMKNADTAIILPEGEYSIRWDGGIGYFPVDTTIRIYAGMKHHLDFSFEARHGRVSFFTMPENTRIYLDDTLFGVGRTIRPLKAGAYTLRFAAEGYEDYVEELVLFPGRFMEDSVHLSPAPVPDDVDMEEFCAQFEGIYPGCPQVNRWKEARNVGSFLFERFWDTPFTLELALLSFSRKRLYESDIDRFVALYNDGPPLFTNHTGVTFFPKLWVGYRGFVLSVSGGHTLQGMVYEKPYEIPFILDDSYVLAYDEFLDQSPRFLLRSFALQGGVRLTTENKNLTFSLMGGYVWESMSFTNLQRQDESDGTYTYRRSNNHGVATFRAVVHPDPRPLFPSFYGEISLTPFSVPLTGWAETSVGVILPWWRD; from the coding sequence GTGCTACAAAAGTATCGAATAGTTGTACAATGTATTCTGTGCTGCCTTAGCCTCTCCTTTGGAGGGGTTATTGCTGTTACCTCTGCTCCAGAGGGAGCAGAGATCTCCGTAAATGATATTAGAACTGGTTCATTTACCCCAGATACTGTTCAAGTAGATACGGGGGATTTATACGTAACTGTCCTTATGCAGGGATCGTACTTCCAATCACAGAAGGTGCATCTTTCTGAGGGAGATACGGCAAACCTCTCTTTTTCTCAGATTCCCGTATTTGATACAATTATTGTGCAGGGGCGTGAGTATTTCGGAATCCTCTCCCTTCCGGAGCCTCCCACGGATATTCCGTACCTCATTAACGGGACCATGAAAAATGCAGATACAGCTATTATTCTTCCCGAAGGGGAGTATTCCATACGATGGGATGGCGGTATAGGCTATTTTCCCGTCGATACGACAATACGCATTTATGCGGGGATGAAACATCACCTCGATTTTTCTTTTGAAGCTCGTCATGGACGGGTTTCTTTTTTTACAATGCCGGAAAATACCCGTATCTACTTAGATGATACTCTCTTTGGGGTTGGTCGTACCATTCGTCCTCTGAAGGCGGGAGCCTATACACTCCGTTTTGCCGCTGAGGGGTATGAGGATTACGTGGAAGAGCTTGTTCTGTTTCCGGGACGGTTTATGGAAGATAGCGTGCATCTTTCCCCGGCTCCCGTACCCGATGATGTTGATATGGAAGAGTTTTGCGCTCAGTTTGAAGGTATATATCCGGGGTGTCCCCAGGTAAATCGGTGGAAAGAGGCACGCAACGTCGGTTCTTTTTTGTTTGAACGGTTTTGGGACACCCCCTTTACCCTTGAGCTGGCTCTATTGTCATTTTCACGAAAGAGACTCTATGAGAGTGATATCGACCGTTTTGTTGCCTTGTATAACGATGGACCGCCCTTGTTTACAAATCATACAGGGGTAACCTTTTTCCCTAAGCTCTGGGTTGGGTATCGGGGGTTTGTGCTTTCTGTTTCCGGTGGCCATACGTTGCAGGGCATGGTCTATGAGAAGCCCTATGAGATCCCTTTTATTCTGGATGATTCATACGTTCTTGCCTACGATGAATTTCTTGATCAATCCCCCCGATTTCTTCTGCGCTCTTTTGCCCTGCAGGGAGGGGTGCGTCTTACCACAGAAAATAAAAATCTCACCTTTTCCCTCATGGGAGGGTATGTGTGGGAATCCATGTCTTTTACAAACCTGCAGCGACAGGATGAATCCGATGGTACCTACACTTACCGACGTAGTAATAATCACGGTGTGGCAACTTTTCGTGCCGTGGTTCATCCTGATCCTCGCCCCCTTTTTCCTTCTTTCTACGGAGAAATATCCCTCACACCGTTTTCAGTTCCCCTTACGGGATGGGCAGAAACAAGTGTGGGGGTAATTCTTCCGTGGTGGCGAGACTAA
- a CDS encoding FAD-dependent thymidylate synthase, with the protein MNIQAITLESPTSAKDCLRATPEILASSLARYSRSNKGIEHILSTVDWDNPDASVERIFKFIDYGHASIGGLTGGIALCIDHCSMFLAYKIFELAQLVDGQESSTRYITMNPTSLMSAEEMGIPSSQHAAWNSCMERAFALYNTKKHSLEQLAENHPERLRIPQDIPEKVQKRMRKNYALDRCRYFIPMATKTSAAYIMTARVWAETVKQLDSLPLKEAHDAAEGIRRELAKIAPRLIRHSYPDTASTAQAEEELTLSQQAILTNGMPTSSCEDMVFCSVEEEFPSFLPATQQLHNAFHGKENRYSRIGRDLRRTNVRFAWNNIALAELRDLNRHRSGNRYTPFSPVGFYLPPEIERTNEIEQFLKEYAELTTALASSGHHWYGYLLGTQVGFEHTTQLDKLIYEIELRTGLGAHFRYAEHLHAVCTELLQQKPELRPYITLGSAEPE; encoded by the coding sequence ATGAACATTCAAGCCATCACCTTAGAATCACCAACCTCAGCGAAAGACTGTCTGAGAGCAACGCCGGAGATACTGGCAAGTTCTTTAGCTCGATACTCTCGGTCAAACAAGGGTATTGAACACATTCTTTCTACGGTGGACTGGGATAATCCCGATGCATCGGTGGAACGTATCTTTAAATTTATCGACTATGGCCACGCAAGTATTGGGGGCCTCACCGGTGGTATCGCTCTCTGTATTGACCATTGCTCAATGTTTTTGGCATATAAAATTTTTGAACTGGCGCAGTTGGTGGACGGACAGGAGTCAAGTACGAGATATATCACAATGAACCCCACATCTCTTATGTCCGCCGAAGAAATGGGCATACCGTCCTCCCAGCATGCTGCGTGGAACTCCTGTATGGAAAGGGCCTTTGCTCTCTATAATACGAAGAAGCACTCCCTAGAACAGCTTGCAGAAAATCATCCAGAGCGCCTCAGAATCCCGCAGGATATCCCTGAAAAAGTCCAAAAGCGCATGCGTAAAAATTACGCCCTTGATCGATGTCGCTATTTTATCCCCATGGCAACAAAAACCTCCGCAGCATATATCATGACTGCCAGAGTGTGGGCGGAAACGGTGAAACAACTAGACTCCCTCCCGCTCAAAGAAGCCCATGATGCTGCCGAAGGAATTCGACGAGAACTAGCTAAAATAGCCCCCCGTCTGATTCGTCACAGCTATCCTGATACAGCAAGTACAGCGCAAGCTGAAGAGGAACTCACCCTTTCTCAACAGGCTATACTAACCAACGGTATGCCCACATCGTCTTGCGAAGATATGGTTTTTTGCAGTGTTGAAGAAGAGTTTCCTTCTTTTCTACCCGCTACTCAGCAGCTTCACAATGCGTTTCATGGAAAAGAAAATCGATACTCCCGTATTGGACGAGATCTACGCCGCACCAACGTACGCTTTGCCTGGAATAACATCGCCTTGGCAGAGTTACGAGATTTAAATAGACATCGTTCTGGTAACCGCTACACTCCCTTTTCTCCCGTGGGGTTCTACCTGCCTCCGGAAATAGAACGAACCAACGAAATAGAACAATTTCTCAAGGAGTATGCTGAACTTACGACAGCCTTGGCTTCATCGGGACATCACTGGTACGGGTATCTCTTGGGTACACAGGTCGGCTTTGAACATACTACACAGCTGGATAAGCTGATTTATGAAATAGAGCTCCGCACAGGCCTGGGAGCACATTTTCGCTATGCCGAACATTTACACGCGGTCTGCACAGAATTACTGCAACAAAAACCGGAGTTACGTCCCTATATTACCCTGGGAAGTGCTGAACCGGAATAG
- a CDS encoding M20/M25/M40 family metallo-hydrolase, whose product MIQRDRLLNTFLELVKIPGESRHEAAVADYLASLFTQLGLSPEFDTVQEYTSGNCSNMHITIPGTVEEPPLLISAHMDTVPTGGEVVPIVEEGYVRSAKDTILGADDRAGLAQIVEVVRVLREHSLSHPPLRVVITVAEEIGLLGARYCSISEKDAHMGLVLDTTGPMGKIVYQAPFHDAWRISVRGKSAHAGIAPEDGINAIHRCSSLLERIPTGRLSQDTTANIGRITGGTADNIVAEEVTIHGEVRSTAETNTETFHAQMRLLCNELEQRDNLPCTYTTHREYSGYTHDRASELIQRISNAVSACGYPPTLASTGGGSDANYFTAHGIPTAVISCGMNKVHTYDEEIALSDLYDTAKILLAFILGEK is encoded by the coding sequence ATGATACAAAGAGATCGTCTGCTCAATACATTCCTTGAATTAGTGAAAATCCCCGGTGAAAGTCGGCACGAAGCTGCGGTGGCAGACTATCTTGCCTCTCTCTTTACGCAATTAGGACTCTCTCCTGAGTTTGATACAGTTCAGGAGTATACCTCGGGGAATTGCTCTAATATGCATATTACCATACCGGGAACAGTGGAAGAACCACCGTTGCTTATCTCTGCTCATATGGATACTGTCCCCACGGGCGGAGAAGTTGTACCCATTGTGGAAGAAGGATATGTTCGTAGTGCAAAGGATACGATTCTCGGCGCTGACGATCGGGCGGGACTTGCACAAATTGTCGAGGTTGTTCGGGTACTTCGTGAGCATTCTCTTTCCCACCCTCCCCTTCGAGTTGTCATTACCGTGGCAGAGGAAATCGGACTTCTTGGAGCCCGTTACTGTTCTATTTCAGAGAAAGATGCTCATATGGGGCTGGTTCTTGATACGACTGGTCCCATGGGAAAAATTGTCTACCAAGCCCCCTTCCATGATGCGTGGCGTATCTCTGTCCGGGGGAAAAGTGCCCATGCAGGTATTGCTCCGGAAGACGGAATCAACGCAATTCATCGGTGTTCCTCTCTTTTGGAACGAATACCCACCGGACGATTGTCTCAGGATACAACAGCAAATATTGGGCGTATTACGGGGGGAACAGCTGACAACATCGTTGCTGAAGAAGTTACTATACACGGAGAAGTACGCAGTACTGCCGAAACAAATACTGAAACCTTTCATGCACAAATGCGCCTTCTCTGCAACGAACTGGAGCAGCGAGACAACCTGCCGTGTACCTATACAACACATCGTGAGTACAGTGGCTATACCCATGATCGTGCTAGTGAGCTCATTCAACGTATCAGCAACGCCGTGTCGGCTTGTGGCTACCCCCCAACCCTCGCATCTACCGGGGGAGGTAGTGACGCAAACTACTTTACTGCTCACGGTATACCCACTGCCGTTATCAGCTGCGGTATGAATAAGGTGCACACCTATGATGAAGAAATTGCCCTCTCTGATCTGTATGATACCGCAAAGATTCTACTCGCCTTTATTCTGGGGGAAAAATGA
- a CDS encoding valine--tRNA ligase: MEKQYNPAAVEDKIYAKWQSENTFAAQENTSRETYSIVIPPPNVTGILHMGHALNNTIQDILTRYKRMDGFEALWLPGTDHAGIATQNVVERKLAQRGESRHSLGRERFLEEVWRWKDEYHTTITTQLKRLGSSCDWDKERFTMDEGLSQAVRKVFVDLYREGLVYRGKYIVNWCPRCHTALADDEVEHHTKASHLWHFCYPLSDGTGHVEVATTRPETMLGDTAVAVNPKDSRYGHLIGKTLRLPIVDREIPIVGDNFVSSEFGTGCVKVTPAHDPNDYQMGQTHNLEYIVILDETGCVTGPVPEKYKGVDRFDARKMVLADLEDLGLMGSIVDHDHSVGHCYRCDTIIEPYYSDQWFVKMKPLAQDALKAAQDGSLTFYPKRWKKTYVNWMEDIRDWCISRQIWWGHRIPVWYCQECGEIIVEMEDPTQCSACSSHNITQDEDVLDTWFSSWLWPFSTMGWPNDTALLQSFFPTDTLVTAPEILFFWVARMVMSSLHFTGKLPFSHVVLHGTVRDKSGKKMSKSLGNSIDPLEIIEKYGTDALRFSLITITAQGADVYLGKDTFDLGRNFANKLWNASRFLLGNLSEPLQFSELPEPTQQKEEDRWILHRYATTVEAVRHALETFRFNEACHLLYDFIWRDYCDWYVEAKKSSFYAPQNEEERRNAYNVASYVLAGALKLLHPVMPFITEEIWMHMRKKITHTAIMNGDTLMLEEYPQIEKNLYQEELGDKFDLLKEMIAALRTIRSENNVPPAKKGSALIIASSPELAEWFSALSYLFTDLANLSDITIDTTASEPDFAGQEVVKGQRLYLHLAGLIDKSVEMDRLQKEISRLEKVLGGLEKKLSNEAFLAKAPGAVVAKEQEKRAGVADTLEKLRTSFEKMK; encoded by the coding sequence ATGGAAAAGCAGTATAATCCCGCTGCAGTAGAAGATAAAATCTATGCAAAATGGCAGAGCGAAAACACCTTTGCCGCGCAGGAAAACACATCCCGAGAAACCTATTCCATTGTGATCCCTCCTCCCAATGTAACGGGCATCTTACACATGGGACATGCGTTGAATAATACCATCCAAGATATTTTAACGCGCTACAAACGCATGGATGGGTTTGAAGCCCTCTGGTTACCGGGAACTGACCATGCTGGTATTGCCACACAAAACGTCGTGGAGCGAAAGCTTGCCCAGCGAGGTGAATCCCGCCACAGCTTGGGACGGGAACGCTTTTTAGAAGAGGTCTGGCGCTGGAAAGATGAATACCACACCACCATTACCACTCAGTTAAAACGCTTAGGAAGTTCCTGCGATTGGGATAAGGAACGTTTCACCATGGACGAGGGGCTTTCCCAGGCAGTACGAAAAGTTTTTGTGGATCTCTATCGCGAAGGGCTTGTGTATCGTGGAAAATACATTGTAAACTGGTGTCCCCGATGCCATACCGCCTTGGCTGATGACGAGGTTGAACACCACACAAAGGCAAGTCATCTTTGGCATTTTTGCTATCCCTTGAGCGATGGAACCGGTCATGTTGAGGTTGCAACAACCCGGCCCGAAACAATGCTGGGCGATACAGCTGTTGCTGTAAACCCTAAAGACAGTCGTTACGGACATCTTATTGGAAAGACACTTCGACTTCCCATTGTAGACAGAGAAATACCAATTGTGGGCGATAATTTTGTGAGCAGTGAATTTGGTACAGGCTGTGTGAAGGTCACTCCCGCTCACGATCCTAATGATTATCAAATGGGCCAAACTCATAATTTGGAATATATTGTTATTCTTGATGAAACAGGCTGTGTAACTGGTCCCGTTCCCGAAAAATATAAGGGCGTTGACCGTTTTGATGCTCGCAAAATGGTGCTTGCTGATCTTGAAGATCTTGGTTTGATGGGCTCAATTGTTGATCACGATCACTCTGTTGGTCATTGCTATCGCTGCGACACAATCATTGAACCCTACTATTCTGATCAGTGGTTTGTGAAAATGAAACCCCTTGCTCAGGACGCTCTGAAAGCGGCTCAAGATGGAAGCCTGACCTTTTACCCCAAACGGTGGAAGAAAACCTACGTGAACTGGATGGAGGATATTCGTGACTGGTGTATATCCCGTCAAATATGGTGGGGACACCGTATTCCTGTCTGGTATTGCCAAGAGTGTGGTGAGATTATCGTTGAAATGGAGGACCCAACTCAATGTTCTGCCTGCTCTTCTCATAATATTACCCAAGATGAGGACGTCCTTGATACGTGGTTCTCTTCATGGCTTTGGCCTTTCTCTACCATGGGCTGGCCCAATGATACAGCCCTATTACAATCATTTTTCCCAACAGATACCCTTGTTACAGCTCCGGAGATACTCTTTTTCTGGGTTGCTCGCATGGTAATGTCGAGCTTGCATTTTACTGGAAAATTACCCTTTTCTCATGTGGTTCTTCACGGTACTGTTCGAGATAAAAGCGGCAAAAAAATGAGTAAATCCTTGGGTAACTCCATTGATCCCTTAGAAATTATTGAAAAATATGGCACGGACGCCCTTCGGTTCTCTCTGATTACCATCACTGCCCAAGGAGCCGATGTTTATTTAGGCAAGGATACCTTTGACCTCGGTAGAAATTTTGCAAACAAGCTGTGGAATGCTTCACGATTTCTTCTTGGCAATCTTTCGGAACCGCTCCAGTTTTCAGAGCTTCCTGAACCAACACAGCAAAAAGAAGAGGACCGATGGATTCTGCATCGGTATGCAACAACCGTTGAAGCAGTACGACACGCCCTTGAGACCTTTCGCTTTAACGAAGCGTGTCATCTCCTGTATGATTTTATTTGGCGTGATTATTGTGACTGGTACGTCGAAGCAAAGAAAAGCTCTTTTTACGCGCCTCAAAATGAAGAGGAACGACGTAACGCGTATAATGTTGCTTCGTATGTACTCGCCGGTGCTTTGAAGCTTCTTCATCCAGTAATGCCTTTTATTACGGAAGAGATCTGGATGCACATGCGTAAAAAAATTACACATACCGCAATAATGAATGGAGATACCCTTATGCTCGAGGAGTATCCCCAGATTGAAAAAAACCTCTATCAGGAAGAATTGGGGGACAAATTTGATCTCCTCAAAGAGATGATCGCTGCCCTTCGTACAATACGATCTGAAAACAATGTTCCCCCGGCAAAAAAGGGATCGGCCCTTATTATTGCCTCTTCACCTGAATTGGCAGAATGGTTTTCTGCCCTGTCATATCTTTTTACCGATTTGGCCAATCTCTCAGATATTACCATTGACACCACGGCATCAGAACCTGATTTTGCCGGACAGGAAGTGGTGAAAGGGCAACGTCTCTACTTACACCTTGCCGGCCTGATTGATAAATCGGTAGAGATGGATCGACTTCAGAAAGAGATCTCCCGACTGGAAAAGGTCTTAGGTGGTTTAGAAAAGAAGCTTTCAAACGAAGCATTTCTCGCAAAAGCACCTGGCGCTGTTGTGGCAAAGGAGCAGGAAAAACGCGCAGGAGTGGCAGATACTTTGGAGAAACTGCGCACAAGCTTTGAGAAAATGAAATAG
- a CDS encoding HAD family hydrolase, whose translation MSVVAEFAALLHRDYPSRARRTSSMEFQAKTERLGDIQAVIFDVYGTLVDYWQNAFNDEEEKGALLRSVFTQTSDFFHFTPFLEKINPSMSPGETLFDFYHNLIGMKHEEARKKGKDFPEIEIDEIWHVILSILENNGYVPTGYIEDLPRNEAARIVAYYYNFFALNRGFFPEVFATLQALRQDNISLGILSNAQFYTPIDMNHFLREQSNNTVVDLYELFDLDLCFYSYQYGIAKPGEFLYTRLLSALKSMEIAPSQTLFVGNDLELDMMSAREVGLRTAFFTGNKESTFLHGRGEEFVPDLSFSHFSQLPEKVSFHGV comes from the coding sequence GTGTCAGTTGTTGCTGAATTTGCTGCCCTTTTACATAGAGATTATCCTTCCCGCGCACGAAGAACATCCTCCATGGAGTTTCAGGCAAAGACGGAGCGTCTTGGAGATATTCAGGCAGTTATATTTGATGTGTACGGCACTTTGGTTGATTATTGGCAGAATGCCTTCAATGATGAAGAAGAAAAGGGGGCGCTTTTGCGCTCGGTCTTTACGCAGACCTCTGATTTTTTCCACTTCACACCCTTTCTCGAGAAGATTAATCCCTCTATGTCTCCCGGGGAAACTCTCTTTGATTTTTACCATAATCTCATTGGTATGAAACATGAAGAAGCACGGAAAAAAGGAAAGGACTTCCCGGAGATCGAGATAGATGAGATTTGGCACGTGATTTTGTCGATATTAGAAAATAATGGGTACGTACCCACAGGGTATATTGAAGATCTTCCACGCAATGAAGCTGCACGGATTGTTGCTTATTATTATAATTTCTTTGCCCTGAATCGCGGTTTTTTTCCAGAGGTGTTTGCAACTTTGCAGGCTTTGCGGCAGGACAATATCTCTCTCGGTATTCTTTCTAATGCTCAGTTTTATACTCCGATTGATATGAATCATTTCCTACGGGAGCAAAGTAACAATACTGTGGTTGATCTCTACGAACTCTTTGATCTTGATCTCTGCTTTTACTCGTATCAATACGGCATTGCAAAGCCGGGGGAATTTCTCTATACGCGACTCCTATCTGCGTTGAAATCCATGGAAATAGCGCCATCACAGACTCTTTTTGTTGGTAATGATTTAGAATTAGATATGATGAGTGCTCGTGAGGTTGGCTTACGGACCGCGTTTTTTACCGGGAATAAGGAATCAACATTCCTTCATGGACGGGGCGAAGAGTTTGTTCCTGATCTTTCCTTTTCTCATTTTTCCCAACTTCCTGAAAAGGTCTCCTTTCATGGAGTCTAG
- the coaE gene encoding dephospho-CoA kinase (Dephospho-CoA kinase (CoaE) performs the final step in coenzyme A biosynthesis.), with the protein MESRRSQVWGIAGYMGSGKTTAAQILAARHGALHLEADHIAKQCMMESSSIQRALKKEFDVVEGTTIHFSRLGEIVFANEVALLRLNEIVHPLLRERMQTQISQASKKVVIVDAAVLPLWEGLFLCDQYVWVTAPRTIRIARILSGTQRDPVKTDQRVRMQEQLFAPPRQDSPWVYCDNSSTMEALEKELFRVERGFSYCE; encoded by the coding sequence ATGGAGTCTAGGCGATCCCAGGTGTGGGGGATTGCAGGATATATGGGAAGTGGCAAAACAACCGCCGCACAAATACTTGCTGCACGGCACGGAGCGTTACATCTGGAGGCTGATCATATTGCTAAGCAATGTATGATGGAATCATCCTCCATACAAAGGGCTCTGAAAAAGGAGTTTGATGTTGTGGAGGGAACAACAATTCATTTTTCACGACTCGGGGAAATTGTTTTTGCCAACGAAGTAGCTCTTCTGCGCCTCAATGAGATTGTACATCCCTTGCTCAGAGAAAGGATGCAAACACAAATTTCTCAGGCTTCAAAGAAGGTGGTCATTGTTGATGCTGCGGTTCTTCCTTTATGGGAGGGGCTTTTTTTATGTGATCAGTATGTATGGGTCACAGCTCCGCGCACAATTCGTATTGCACGTATTTTGTCGGGGACGCAACGAGACCCCGTAAAAACCGATCAACGGGTAAGGATGCAGGAGCAGCTTTTTGCTCCCCCTCGGCAGGACTCTCCGTGGGTATATTGTGATAATTCCAGCACCATGGAAGCTTTGGAGAAAGAACTTTTCCGTGTGGAGCGTGGGTTTTCTTATTGTGAATAG